The Cellulomonas sp. S1-8 genome has a window encoding:
- a CDS encoding ABC transporter substrate-binding protein: protein METSARARRWQLGTALAATAALALAGCAGTSDAAAPTSGAGTDAVITAWPTDVTTLDPAQASSAQDWEMSTNVYQGLVMPKWSETASGSLMWGGLDLAPALAESWELDGSSATFTLRDDVTFHPSGNPLTVDDVIFSFSRPFELNRTGDLNNGGLYGIDQFTKVDDHTLTVSFENRDGAPIPATPTLMQTFRMPTFGIVDSVQAAEHVTSSDPTASQWLAENVAGTGPYYVKSRTPGEEITIEAVPDNPVVTPGVPSVTARIINSGSVAALLKGGSINLASYGLSEKDVNDLDTAGMDVVHEKTPEFTYLQLATEAGPLADPLVRQAIGYAIPYEQIIDSVFFGRAERATSYVNSAAPGYAETFARYTFDIDEAKELMADAGDPAVTVPLHFNNSDSTLEDMAILLKDNLAQIGVTLELRPETPAAFADLITSRAIDGEGSPDALLVKWSSWVDDPKTPIGYATATGGVNNYSMWSDPRVDEIVATNQYAEFTDERAASYEEAQEIVADAAPLLPIARVGRTVVMAPGFTNASFAPEFGLRYWTLKPSE, encoded by the coding sequence ATGGAGACATCAGCACGAGCACGCCGGTGGCAGCTCGGCACGGCACTGGCGGCGACCGCTGCCCTCGCCCTGGCAGGCTGCGCCGGGACGAGCGACGCAGCGGCCCCCACGTCCGGCGCCGGGACCGACGCGGTCATCACCGCGTGGCCCACCGACGTCACGACCCTCGACCCGGCGCAGGCCTCCTCGGCCCAGGACTGGGAGATGAGCACGAACGTCTACCAGGGCCTGGTCATGCCGAAGTGGTCGGAGACCGCCTCCGGGTCCCTGATGTGGGGAGGGCTGGATCTCGCGCCTGCGCTCGCCGAGTCGTGGGAGCTCGACGGCTCCTCGGCCACCTTCACGCTCCGGGACGACGTGACGTTCCACCCGTCGGGGAACCCCCTGACGGTCGACGACGTCATCTTCTCCTTCTCGCGACCGTTCGAGCTCAACCGCACCGGCGACCTGAACAACGGCGGCCTCTACGGCATCGACCAGTTCACGAAGGTCGACGACCACACCCTCACCGTCAGCTTCGAGAACAGGGACGGCGCGCCGATCCCGGCCACCCCGACGCTGATGCAGACGTTCCGCATGCCGACCTTCGGCATCGTCGACTCGGTCCAGGCCGCCGAGCACGTGACGTCGTCCGACCCGACCGCGTCGCAGTGGCTCGCCGAGAACGTGGCCGGGACGGGCCCCTACTACGTCAAGAGCCGCACCCCGGGCGAGGAGATCACCATCGAGGCGGTGCCCGACAACCCCGTCGTGACCCCCGGCGTCCCGTCGGTGACCGCACGCATCATCAACAGCGGCAGCGTCGCGGCGCTGCTCAAGGGCGGCTCCATCAACCTCGCGTCGTACGGGCTGTCCGAGAAGGACGTCAACGACCTGGACACCGCCGGGATGGACGTCGTCCACGAGAAGACGCCGGAGTTCACGTACCTCCAGCTCGCCACGGAGGCCGGCCCCCTGGCCGACCCGCTGGTACGCCAGGCCATCGGGTACGCGATCCCGTACGAGCAGATCATCGACTCCGTCTTCTTCGGCCGTGCCGAACGGGCGACGTCCTACGTCAACTCGGCTGCGCCCGGGTACGCGGAGACGTTCGCGAGGTACACCTTCGACATCGACGAGGCGAAGGAGCTGATGGCGGACGCCGGCGACCCCGCCGTGACCGTCCCGCTGCACTTCAACAACTCCGACTCGACGCTCGAGGACATGGCGATCCTGCTGAAGGACAACCTGGCGCAGATCGGCGTGACCCTGGAGCTGCGCCCCGAGACGCCGGCCGCGTTCGCGGACCTCATCACGTCCCGTGCGATCGACGGCGAAGGCTCCCCCGACGCCCTGCTGGTCAAGTGGAGCTCCTGGGTCGACGACCCGAAGACCCCGATCGGGTACGCCACGGCCACCGGAGGCGTCAACAACTACTCGATGTGGTCGGACCCGCGGGTCGACGAGATCGTCGCGACCAACCAGTACGCGGAGTTCACCGACGAGCGTGCCGCCTCCTACGAGGAGGCGCAGGAGATCGTCGCGGACGCGGCGCCGCTCCTGCCGATCGCCCGCGTCGGCAGGACGGTCGTCATGGCGCCCGGGTTCACGAACGCCTCGTTCGCACCCGAGTTCGGGCTCCGCTACTGGACGTTGAAGCCGAGCGAGTAG
- a CDS encoding MFS transporter has protein sequence MRRRLDPGSGRALLLVFLFVGADTLMQTLLPLSLEAAGAASPAVIGVMVAVVNGIGLVTALPASAYGDRRGRRRVIRVAAGVGVTAAVGMAAVHDRSSLWFWLLPILVYGLVRVAMMAALLAEVTTSGRPVEIQGLNSLAQRGAAALAAAAAAALIAQGAWAVGMVAAAVCLALMLPVVKAPLGRSLTQVGPTPGEAFGFGWRLVSRERAVLGSSLVALCSMALFVVGNSFFALAIGGDIRGSAGLVAAFLVSRDATSIVLSPLLGRIVRRIGLTAAVLGVGVCGAAGLALLVVAPQHVPVVVLSAALQGVSVSLCIATTNLLAMATVTDMPSGPSVRVAAMSAWPSLGGLVLPVVLGVLLEVRGAGLMFLASACLVLATGCTAWWLVRHSVLAEPEPAAPLSRAVV, from the coding sequence GTGAGGCGGCGTCTGGACCCGGGGTCCGGTCGCGCCCTGCTCCTGGTCTTCCTCTTCGTCGGCGCCGACACGCTGATGCAGACGCTCCTGCCGCTGTCGCTCGAGGCAGCCGGTGCCGCGAGCCCGGCGGTGATCGGGGTGATGGTCGCGGTGGTCAACGGGATCGGCCTGGTGACCGCGTTGCCGGCGTCGGCCTACGGCGACCGCCGGGGCCGACGGCGGGTGATCCGCGTCGCGGCAGGCGTCGGCGTGACCGCGGCGGTGGGGATGGCCGCCGTCCACGACCGGAGCAGCCTGTGGTTCTGGCTCCTGCCGATCCTGGTGTACGGCCTGGTGCGCGTCGCCATGATGGCCGCGCTGCTCGCGGAGGTCACCACCAGCGGACGGCCCGTCGAGATCCAGGGGCTCAACAGCCTGGCCCAACGCGGAGCCGCAGCGCTGGCGGCCGCCGCCGCCGCCGCACTGATCGCGCAGGGGGCGTGGGCGGTCGGGATGGTCGCGGCGGCCGTGTGCCTCGCGCTCATGCTTCCCGTCGTGAAGGCGCCGCTCGGGCGCAGCCTGACGCAGGTGGGACCCACTCCGGGCGAGGCGTTCGGCTTCGGCTGGCGGTTGGTGAGTCGCGAGCGTGCCGTGCTCGGCTCCTCCCTGGTCGCCCTGTGCTCGATGGCGCTGTTCGTCGTCGGTAACTCGTTCTTCGCGCTGGCGATCGGGGGCGACATCCGGGGCAGCGCCGGACTGGTCGCCGCGTTCCTCGTCTCCCGGGACGCCACCTCGATCGTGCTGAGCCCGCTGCTCGGCAGGATCGTCCGACGGATCGGGCTGACCGCGGCGGTGCTGGGCGTCGGAGTCTGCGGTGCCGCCGGTCTCGCGCTGCTGGTGGTGGCACCCCAGCACGTGCCCGTGGTCGTCCTGAGCGCAGCGCTCCAGGGTGTCTCCGTCTCCCTGTGCATCGCCACCACCAACCTGCTCGCCATGGCGACCGTGACCGACATGCCGTCCGGCCCGAGCGTCCGGGTCGCGGCGATGAGCGCGTGGCCGAGCCTGGGCGGTCTCGTCCTCCCGGTGGTCCTGGGTGTCCTGCTCGAGGTCCGCGGCGCCGGTCTGATGTTCCTGGCGTCGGCGTGCCTCGTCCTGGCGACCGGCTGCACCGCCTGGTGGCTCGTGCGGCACTCGGTGCTCGCCGAGCCGGAACCCGCCGCACCCCTGTCGCGGGCGGTCGTCTGA
- a CDS encoding ABC transporter ATP-binding protein, giving the protein MTSPVLNVVDLHKEFRVKRGGHARVLTAVDSVSVDIVAGETVALVGESGSGKSTAARCIARLIEPTSGFVAVDGRRLGDLTFRALSRAYGDIQMVFQDPNSSLNPRMTVRTVLAEPLRLHTSLDARAREARSLELLEAVGLQAEHLDRYPSQLSGGQRQRVGIARALAVRPKVLLLDEPTASLDVSVRGHVLALLERLQREYDMAYLFISHDLDVVRRIADKVLVMYLGGIVEAGTTEDIFDRPQHPYTRALLAAAPRLEPGPRGERFRLSGETPSPFDVGQGCRLAGRCPFVRDSCREARPPLVDVSPTHVVACPVVLDEETGTAPPFPSPERN; this is encoded by the coding sequence ATGACAAGTCCCGTCCTGAACGTCGTCGACCTCCACAAGGAGTTCCGGGTCAAGCGAGGCGGGCACGCCCGCGTCCTCACCGCCGTCGACTCGGTCTCGGTCGACATCGTGGCCGGCGAGACCGTCGCCCTGGTCGGGGAGAGCGGGTCCGGCAAGTCGACGGCGGCGCGCTGCATCGCCCGCCTCATCGAGCCGACCAGCGGTTTCGTCGCCGTGGACGGGCGCAGGCTCGGGGACCTCACCTTCCGGGCGCTGTCCAGGGCGTACGGCGACATCCAGATGGTCTTCCAGGACCCGAACTCCTCGCTCAACCCGCGGATGACCGTGCGGACGGTGCTCGCCGAGCCCTTGCGCCTGCACACCTCGCTCGACGCCCGGGCGCGCGAGGCCAGGTCGCTGGAGCTGCTGGAGGCGGTCGGCCTGCAGGCCGAGCACCTCGACCGCTATCCCTCCCAGCTCAGCGGGGGGCAGCGGCAGCGCGTGGGCATCGCCCGAGCACTCGCGGTGCGGCCGAAGGTCCTGCTCCTGGACGAGCCGACGGCCTCGCTCGACGTGTCGGTACGCGGTCACGTGCTCGCGCTGCTCGAGCGGCTGCAACGGGAGTACGACATGGCCTACCTCTTCATCAGCCACGACCTCGACGTCGTGCGTCGCATCGCCGACAAGGTGCTCGTCATGTACCTCGGCGGCATCGTCGAGGCGGGCACCACCGAGGACATCTTCGACCGGCCGCAGCACCCGTACACCCGCGCCCTGCTCGCCGCTGCGCCCCGGCTCGAGCCGGGGCCGAGGGGCGAGCGGTTCCGGCTCTCCGGTGAGACCCCGAGCCCCTTCGACGTCGGGCAGGGCTGCCGGTTGGCGGGCCGCTGCCCCTTCGTCCGGGACTCCTGCCGCGAGGCGCGGCCCCCTCTCGTCGACGTGTCCCCCACGCACGTCGTCGCCTGCCCTGTCGTGCTCGACGAGGAGACCGGCACCGCACCGCCCTTCCCCTCCCCCGAAAGGAACTGA
- a CDS encoding acetamidase/formamidase family protein, with protein sequence MTAARTSPFLQPHQGLITADTYLPAGPETSLWGRLPCEADEPVLTVAAGDRVTLDTISHEGILEDQGRDPEAFFGAHGVTDVLSDAVALARSAYPREIGVDGPHVVTRPIAVEGARRGDVLAITVEETLPRVPYGVISNRHGRGALAGTYPLEGAELFSAFAQVSEDGRYGLLPRHPGQDLSVRFELAPFLGVMGVAVPGDQRPHSVPPGPHGGNIDIRLLTAGSTLYLPVQVDGALAYVGDPHFAQGDGEVSLTAMEASLRATVRLDVIAREESLRAFGELTGPLAETTELLVPTGMDEDLDEAVRRAVRAAIALIQARFDMDPRLAYAYLSAATDFRISQVVDVVKGVHATIRKADFL encoded by the coding sequence ATGACCGCCGCTCGGACGTCCCCCTTCCTGCAACCGCACCAGGGGCTGATCACCGCTGACACGTACCTGCCTGCCGGACCGGAGACGAGCCTGTGGGGGCGTCTGCCCTGCGAGGCCGACGAGCCGGTGCTGACCGTGGCTGCCGGGGACCGGGTCACGCTGGACACGATCAGCCACGAGGGCATCCTCGAGGACCAGGGCCGCGACCCGGAGGCGTTCTTCGGTGCTCACGGCGTGACGGACGTGCTCTCCGACGCCGTGGCGCTGGCGCGCAGCGCGTACCCGCGCGAGATCGGGGTCGACGGTCCGCACGTCGTGACACGACCGATCGCCGTGGAGGGCGCCCGACGCGGTGACGTCCTGGCCATCACGGTCGAGGAGACGCTGCCCCGGGTGCCCTACGGCGTCATCTCCAACCGGCACGGCCGCGGAGCGCTCGCCGGCACGTACCCGCTCGAGGGCGCCGAGCTGTTCAGCGCCTTCGCGCAGGTGAGCGAGGACGGCCGGTACGGGCTCCTCCCCCGCCACCCCGGCCAGGACCTCAGCGTGCGGTTCGAGCTGGCGCCCTTCTTGGGCGTCATGGGGGTCGCCGTGCCCGGTGACCAGCGACCGCACTCGGTGCCGCCCGGCCCGCACGGCGGCAACATCGACATCCGGCTGCTCACCGCCGGGAGCACCCTCTACCTCCCGGTCCAGGTGGACGGCGCGCTCGCCTACGTCGGCGACCCCCACTTCGCCCAGGGCGACGGGGAGGTGAGCCTCACCGCCATGGAGGCGAGCCTCCGCGCGACCGTCAGGCTCGACGTCATCGCCCGCGAGGAGTCGCTCCGCGCCTTCGGCGAGCTGACGGGCCCCCTCGCGGAGACCACCGAGCTCCTCGTCCCGACCGGGATGGACGAGGACCTCGACGAGGCCGTGCGCCGTGCCGTCCGCGCCGCGATCGCCCTGATCCAGGCGCGGTTCGACATGGACCCCCGGCTGGCCTACGCCTACCTGAGCGCCGCCACCGACTTCCGGATCAGCCAGGTCGTCGACGTCGTCAAGGGCGTGCACGCGACGATCCGGAAGGCGGACTTCCTGTGA
- a CDS encoding NADPH-dependent FMN reductase: protein MTTAIVVGNPKRDSRTLDAATRLHRALLGADADLVLELPDLGPGLLGWGDPAVAGAVGAVRASSLVIVASPTFKATYSGLLKLFLDQIPGGEGLRSTVAVPLMLGAGAAHALAPDLLLKPVLVELGAVTPAPGLYLSDATYVDDGAIDRYVERWGRSLRDARRSLEGT from the coding sequence ATGACCACCGCGATCGTCGTGGGCAACCCCAAGCGGGACTCACGCACCCTCGATGCCGCCACGCGGCTCCACCGGGCCCTGCTCGGGGCGGACGCCGACCTCGTGCTGGAGCTGCCCGACCTCGGGCCCGGGCTGCTCGGCTGGGGCGACCCCGCGGTCGCCGGGGCGGTCGGTGCGGTGCGCGCCAGCTCGCTCGTCATCGTGGCCTCGCCGACCTTCAAGGCGACCTACTCGGGGCTGCTCAAGCTGTTCCTCGACCAGATCCCGGGCGGTGAGGGGCTGCGGAGCACCGTTGCGGTGCCCCTCATGCTCGGTGCGGGTGCGGCCCACGCCCTGGCCCCCGACCTGCTCCTCAAGCCGGTCCTGGTCGAGCTCGGTGCGGTCACCCCGGCTCCGGGCCTGTACCTCTCCGACGCGACGTACGTCGACGACGGTGCGATCGACCGCTACGTCGAGCGGTGGGGGAGGTCGCTGCGCGACGCGCGCCGAAGCCTCGAGGGGACATGA
- a CDS encoding ABC transporter ATP-binding protein codes for MSDQAPDELLVVRNLSGGFRNGDELTPVLDDVSLSLRTSRLTAIVGETGSGKSVTALAILGLLPPQFERTQGSIELAGIDLCGLGEKQLRGLRGSRIAMVFQDARAALNPVLTVGRQLMDACRAHRDLSSAEARSEAENALRSVQVPEPRQRMKQYPHEFSGGMAQRVMLALALICEPELLILDEPTTGLDVTIQADIMDLIVELTRTRGLTACLITHDLGVVAETCDDVVVMYRGRVRETGSCHDILTRPQDAYTQALVASSRFDEVVR; via the coding sequence TCACGCCGGTCCTCGACGACGTCTCCCTGTCCCTGCGCACCTCCCGGCTGACCGCGATCGTCGGCGAGACCGGCAGCGGCAAGTCGGTGACGGCGCTGGCGATCCTCGGCCTGCTCCCGCCGCAGTTCGAGCGCACCCAGGGCTCCATCGAGCTCGCGGGCATCGACCTCTGCGGGCTCGGGGAGAAGCAGCTGCGGGGCCTGCGGGGCTCCCGCATCGCCATGGTCTTCCAGGACGCGCGTGCGGCCCTCAACCCCGTGCTCACCGTCGGCCGGCAGCTGATGGACGCCTGCCGGGCGCACCGGGACCTCAGCAGCGCGGAGGCCCGGAGCGAGGCCGAGAACGCTCTGCGCAGCGTTCAGGTCCCGGAACCCCGGCAACGGATGAAGCAGTACCCGCACGAGTTCTCCGGCGGCATGGCGCAACGCGTGATGCTCGCCCTGGCGCTGATCTGCGAGCCGGAGCTGCTCATCCTCGACGAGCCCACGACCGGCCTCGACGTGACGATCCAGGCGGACATCATGGACCTGATCGTCGAGCTGACCCGCACGCGCGGGCTGACCGCCTGCCTCATCACCCACGATCTCGGGGTGGTCGCAGAGACGTGCGACGACGTGGTCGTGATGTACCGGGGCCGGGTGCGTGAGACCGGGTCCTGCCACGACATCCTCACCCGTCCGCAGGACGCCTACACCCAGGCGCTGGTCGCCTCGAGCCGATTCGACGAGGTCGTCCGATGA
- a CDS encoding LLM class flavin-dependent oxidoreductase, protein MSRPSFTTTFTTTARRVLMRLGVFLPTGNNGWILSETAPQYMPTFALNQGIVSRAESFGFSLGLGMISFRGYGGSTEHWDYTSEPVTQTAAVLATTSSMTIFASVGVLSIHPAMVARMAATINDVAPGRFGINITTGWHRAEYAQMGMWPGDDYFGYRYDYATEYATILRELLETGHCDFTGKHFQVEDCRVGFHPENHVPIAAAGASERGRRFAAQFADYNFTMAKDTEGIRAAQAQIHAAAGENGRDVRILTQRSVILDDTDELALKRIEHINAGADSVALANQKGHYAVDSSGTSSAAAEASIATYQAVDPGSASLFAGSPATVARKVNALAAVGGIDGLLFSFDDFGEGLDRFGDEVVPLLDFDIAQ, encoded by the coding sequence GTGTCCCGTCCGTCCTTCACCACGACCTTCACCACCACGGCAAGGAGAGTCCTCATGCGCCTCGGCGTCTTCCTCCCGACGGGCAACAACGGTTGGATCCTGTCGGAGACGGCACCCCAGTACATGCCGACGTTCGCCCTCAACCAGGGCATCGTCAGCCGTGCCGAGTCCTTCGGGTTCAGCCTCGGGCTGGGCATGATCTCGTTCCGCGGCTACGGGGGCAGCACCGAGCACTGGGACTACACCTCGGAGCCGGTCACCCAGACCGCGGCGGTGCTCGCGACCACGAGCAGCATGACGATCTTCGCGTCCGTGGGTGTCCTGTCGATCCACCCTGCGATGGTCGCGAGGATGGCGGCCACGATCAACGACGTCGCGCCCGGCCGGTTCGGCATCAACATCACGACGGGCTGGCACCGCGCGGAGTACGCGCAGATGGGCATGTGGCCGGGCGACGACTACTTCGGGTACCGCTACGACTACGCCACGGAGTACGCCACCATCCTCCGCGAGCTGCTCGAGACCGGGCACTGCGACTTCACGGGGAAGCACTTCCAGGTCGAGGACTGCCGTGTGGGCTTCCACCCCGAGAACCACGTGCCGATCGCCGCCGCGGGAGCATCCGAGCGTGGGCGCCGGTTCGCCGCCCAGTTCGCGGACTACAACTTCACGATGGCCAAGGACACCGAGGGCATCCGTGCCGCGCAGGCGCAGATCCACGCCGCCGCCGGCGAGAACGGGCGGGACGTCCGCATCCTCACGCAGCGGTCCGTCATCCTCGACGACACCGACGAGCTCGCCCTCAAGCGCATCGAGCACATCAACGCGGGTGCCGACTCCGTGGCCCTGGCGAACCAGAAGGGCCACTACGCCGTCGACTCGTCCGGTACCAGCTCGGCGGCCGCGGAGGCGTCGATCGCGACCTACCAGGCGGTGGACCCGGGCTCGGCCTCGCTCTTCGCCGGGTCCCCCGCGACGGTGGCCCGCAAGGTGAACGCGCTGGCGGCGGTGGGCGGCATCGACGGGCTGCTCTTCAGCTTCGACGACTTCGGCGAGGGGCTGGATCGGTTCGGTGACGAGGTGGTGCCGCTGCTCGACTTCGACATCGCGCAGTGA
- a CDS encoding YoaK family protein, giving the protein MTTPRPSHVRAFDVDHVPVVVVPERLRLWLMMLLTFVTGVVDVVGYLGLDQVFTGNMTGNVVILAMGLAGASTLPVAGPLLATTGFLAGAAVAGAVLGRSPNGWNRRVTVLLGVGVLVLLAAGTILVLEPGAGGSAVGVALAATIALHMGSQALIARHLAVKDMTTVVITSTMTSLAGESWHGKAGPRWLNRRTGAIAMMFLGASIGAVLLLFVHISVPVFVGAGLTALVVLLGARRWAG; this is encoded by the coding sequence GTGACCACCCCGCGACCGAGCCATGTCCGGGCCTTCGACGTCGACCACGTCCCTGTGGTCGTCGTCCCCGAGCGGTTGCGGCTGTGGCTGATGATGCTGCTGACGTTCGTCACCGGGGTCGTGGACGTGGTCGGCTACCTGGGGCTGGACCAGGTCTTCACCGGCAACATGACCGGCAACGTGGTGATCCTGGCCATGGGTCTCGCCGGCGCGAGCACCCTGCCCGTCGCGGGTCCCCTCCTGGCGACGACCGGCTTCCTGGCCGGGGCGGCGGTCGCCGGTGCCGTGCTGGGACGGTCGCCGAACGGCTGGAACCGGCGCGTGACGGTGCTGCTCGGCGTCGGTGTGCTCGTCCTGCTCGCCGCAGGGACGATCCTGGTCCTCGAGCCGGGCGCCGGGGGCAGTGCGGTCGGCGTCGCGCTGGCTGCGACGATCGCGCTGCACATGGGGTCCCAGGCGCTCATCGCCCGCCATCTGGCCGTCAAGGACATGACGACCGTGGTCATCACCTCGACCATGACGTCTCTGGCCGGGGAGTCGTGGCACGGCAAGGCCGGGCCGCGGTGGCTGAACCGCCGGACAGGTGCGATCGCGATGATGTTCCTCGGCGCGTCGATCGGGGCGGTGCTGCTGCTGTTCGTGCACATCAGCGTGCCCGTCTTCGTCGGTGCCGGGCTGACGGCGCTCGTGGTCCTGCTCGGCGCCCGGCGCTGGGCCGGCTAG